In Desulfofundulus luciae, a genomic segment contains:
- a CDS encoding DUF1156 domain-containing protein, whose protein sequence is MREYPKRLIEVDLPIKRISAHARREKSIRHGHISTLHIWWARRPLAACRAVICAALWPDPADPLCPDSFRETARTLMKKWADEHLGLLGEESYKRFIGFQKNPAKLGDNKELRKALLDFIADFANWDNSTKTEYLETSRALTRAAHEALGGVPGTRPLVVDPFAGGGSIPLEALRVGADAFASDLNPVAVLLNKVVLEYIPKYGQRLAEEVRKWGDWIKKEAEKELAEFYPKDPDGATPIAYLWARTITCEGPGCGAEIPLIRSLWLAKKGNRSVALRLIPNRKTKWVDIEIIENVKARDVGEGTVRRGSATCPVCGYTTPVASVRRQLKERRGGATDARLFCVVTTRPGQQGRFYRLPTERDLEAVRKAAAELERRKREHRGPLSLVPDETLPVMSGVFNAPIYGHETWGSLFTPRQALAVIILVCAMDTLHRKRTMRNNDTPMIQIRTCLALAIDRVIAQCNSLAWWQANGEFCVGTFGRQALPMLWDFCEINPYGAASGSFEGAIEWVAEVCEREQVLESDSADVGTNAHSQRFSAITNLLPDDAADAFITDPPYYNAVPYADLSDFFYVWLKRMIGDCYPDLFRNPLTPKEEEICEMAGWDQDRYPHKDGKWFEQKMTQAMAEGRRILNPAGIGVTVFAHKSTSGWEAMLQAMMDAGWTITASWPIDTERSVRMRAQNSAALASSIHLVCRPRENHDGTIQTEKVGDWRDVLQELPQRIRDWMPRLAKEGVVGADAIFACLGPALEIFSRYSRVEKASGEIVTLREYLEQVWAAVAREALNMIFEGADASGFEEDSRLTAMWLWTLSTGTNGNSNVESSADDDEESVDEENASGSKQFSGGYVLEYDAARKIAQGLGAHLEKLTSVVEIKGDKARLLPVSERARFLFGNKNEKQAIKKNKKQYKQLSLFDTISEAEEESSQGDKSTPKAGGTVLDRLHQSMLLFAAGRGEALKRFLVEDGIGRDQRFWRLAQALSALYPAHSDEKRWVDGVLARKKGLGF, encoded by the coding sequence GTGAGAGAATATCCTAAACGCTTAATCGAAGTAGATCTTCCTATTAAACGTATTTCTGCCCATGCCCGGCGAGAAAAAAGCATCCGGCACGGGCATATCTCCACTCTGCATATCTGGTGGGCGCGGCGACCGCTGGCAGCCTGCCGGGCAGTTATCTGCGCGGCCCTGTGGCCCGACCCGGCTGACCCGCTGTGCCCGGATTCATTTCGCGAGACGGCCCGTACCCTGATGAAGAAGTGGGCAGATGAGCATTTGGGATTGCTGGGGGAGGAAAGTTACAAGCGGTTTATAGGTTTTCAGAAAAATCCTGCCAAGCTGGGTGATAATAAGGAACTGCGCAAAGCGCTCCTGGATTTTATCGCCGATTTTGCCAATTGGGACAACTCTACGAAAACTGAATACCTGGAGACCAGCCGAGCCTTAACCCGGGCTGCGCATGAGGCGTTGGGAGGAGTGCCCGGCACGCGACCGCTGGTGGTGGACCCCTTTGCCGGGGGCGGATCGATTCCTTTGGAGGCATTGCGGGTGGGGGCGGATGCCTTCGCCAGCGATTTGAACCCGGTGGCTGTACTGCTTAATAAGGTAGTGCTGGAGTACATTCCAAAATACGGTCAGCGCCTGGCCGAAGAGGTACGCAAATGGGGCGATTGGATTAAGAAAGAGGCGGAGAAAGAGTTAGCTGAGTTTTATCCCAAAGACCCGGATGGGGCGACGCCGATTGCCTACCTCTGGGCGCGGACAATTACTTGCGAAGGGCCTGGGTGCGGAGCGGAGATACCGCTGATCCGCTCCCTGTGGCTGGCCAAAAAGGGGAATCGCTCGGTAGCCCTGCGGTTGATCCCAAACCGGAAAACAAAGTGGGTAGATATCGAGATTATTGAGAATGTCAAGGCCCGGGACGTAGGAGAGGGCACGGTACGCCGGGGCTCCGCCACCTGTCCCGTTTGCGGCTACACCACGCCGGTGGCTTCGGTGCGGCGGCAGTTGAAAGAGCGCCGGGGCGGGGCGACGGACGCGCGGCTTTTTTGCGTAGTCACCACTAGGCCCGGCCAGCAGGGACGGTTTTACCGCCTGCCCACAGAAAGGGACTTAGAAGCAGTAAGGAAAGCGGCGGCGGAACTAGAGCGGCGCAAGCGGGAACACAGGGGGCCGCTGAGTTTGGTGCCGGATGAAACATTACCCGTTATGAGCGGGGTTTTCAACGCACCGATCTACGGACATGAGACGTGGGGGAGTCTTTTTACCCCCCGGCAGGCCCTGGCTGTTATTATACTTGTCTGTGCTATGGATACGTTGCATAGGAAGAGAACGATGAGAAATAACGATACGCCAATGATTCAAATACGTACCTGTTTGGCCCTCGCTATTGATAGAGTAATAGCACAATGCAACTCATTAGCTTGGTGGCAGGCCAACGGAGAATTCTGTGTAGGTACATTCGGACGTCAGGCCCTGCCCATGTTATGGGATTTTTGTGAGATTAACCCGTATGGGGCAGCATCGGGAAGTTTTGAAGGGGCAATAGAGTGGGTGGCTGAAGTATGTGAGCGTGAACAAGTACTAGAATCCGACTCGGCTGACGTTGGGACTAACGCTCATTCCCAGCGTTTTTCTGCCATTACCAACCTTCTCCCCGACGATGCGGCGGACGCGTTTATTACGGACCCGCCATACTATAACGCTGTGCCCTATGCTGACCTGTCCGACTTCTTTTATGTTTGGCTCAAACGCATGATAGGGGATTGTTATCCAGACCTATTCCGTAATCCACTAACACCTAAAGAAGAAGAAATTTGTGAAATGGCGGGTTGGGATCAAGACCGGTACCCACACAAGGATGGGAAGTGGTTTGAGCAGAAAATGACCCAGGCAATGGCCGAGGGCCGGCGCATCCTTAACCCTGCCGGTATTGGCGTTACTGTCTTCGCCCATAAGTCCACCTCCGGTTGGGAAGCTATGCTCCAGGCAATGATGGATGCAGGTTGGACAATTACTGCTTCTTGGCCAATTGATACTGAGAGGTCTGTCAGAATGCGAGCCCAGAACTCAGCCGCTCTGGCGTCTTCCATCCACCTTGTCTGCCGGCCACGTGAGAACCATGATGGGACAATCCAGACAGAGAAAGTCGGTGACTGGCGGGACGTGCTGCAAGAACTTCCCCAGCGCATCCGTGACTGGATGCCACGCCTGGCAAAAGAAGGAGTGGTGGGGGCAGATGCCATCTTCGCCTGCTTGGGACCGGCCCTGGAGATCTTCTCCCGCTACAGCCGGGTGGAGAAAGCCAGCGGCGAGATAGTTACTCTAAGGGAATACCTGGAACAGGTTTGGGCTGCTGTTGCCAGAGAGGCTTTAAACATGATCTTCGAAGGTGCGGACGCCTCTGGCTTTGAGGAGGACAGCCGCCTAACCGCCATGTGGCTATGGACTCTCTCCACAGGAACCAACGGTAACAGCAACGTAGAATCCTCCGCTGATGATGACGAGGAAAGTGTCGATGAAGAGAATGCCAGCGGTTCGAAGCAGTTTTCCGGCGGGTACGTCCTGGAATACGATGCTGCCCGGAAGATAGCTCAGGGCTTGGGTGCCCACCTGGAGAAACTGACCTCAGTGGTTGAAATAAAGGGCGACAAAGCGCGCTTGTTGCCAGTCTCCGAACGGGCTCGTTTTCTTTTCGGCAACAAAAATGAGAAACAAGCTATTAAAAAAAACAAAAAGCAATATAAACAACTCAGCCTGTTTGACACAATCAGTGAAGCCGAAGAAGAAAGTAGCCAGGGTGATAAATCCACCCCGAAGGCAGGAGGGACCGTCTTGGACCGGCTTCACCAAAGCATGCTCCTTTTTGCGGCTGGCCGTGGCGAAGCTCTTAAGCGATTCCTGGTGGAAGACGGCATCGGACGTGACCAGCGTTTCTGGCGTCTGGCCCAGGCCCTTTCAGCTCTTTACCCTGCCCATAGTGACGAAAAAAGATGGGTTGATGGTGTATTGGCCAGGAAAAAAGGGTTGGGATTTTGA